From one Henriciella marina DSM 19595 genomic stretch:
- a CDS encoding PAS domain-containing protein, which translates to MIDAQNEIVDYWTSRRGDALAPSRSDIDPGALRAHLGSISILALDGAGAATFRLVGTQLRQLIGADMRGKRLDELPDEFASIWQTGRGTFTKDNRPDQGIADLGDRHHAWLRLPLRAFEEDTAPALLLCHDIIRRKKPREYRSIFSFHPTAGRAVAA; encoded by the coding sequence TTGATCGACGCACAGAATGAGATCGTCGATTACTGGACGTCGAGACGAGGGGATGCGCTGGCGCCAAGCCGCAGCGACATCGATCCGGGCGCGCTCAGGGCTCATCTCGGCAGCATTTCAATTCTGGCGCTTGATGGGGCCGGGGCGGCGACGTTCCGGCTAGTGGGCACGCAGCTGAGGCAGCTGATCGGCGCCGATATGCGCGGCAAGCGGCTCGATGAGCTTCCAGATGAATTTGCGAGCATCTGGCAGACCGGCCGCGGAACTTTCACGAAAGATAACAGACCAGACCAGGGCATCGCAGATCTCGGCGATCGGCATCACGCCTGGCTGCGCCTGCCACTGCGTGCCTTTGAAGAAGACACCGCGCCTGCGCTCTTGCTCTGCCACGATATTATCCGCCGCAAGAAGCCGCGCGAGTACCGGTCAATTTTCTCGTTCCATCCGACCGCGGGACGGGCCGTCGCCGCTTAG
- a CDS encoding MucR family transcriptional regulator — protein sequence MDTDTEKSIAATDTLELTTEIVAAYVSNNPVQSGDLAGLIRNVHAALNGLSVEEKQAPEAKPAIPVKKSVTDDYLICLEDGKKFKSLKRHLRAKYDMTPDEYREKWGLPFDYPMVAPSYARKRSQLAKKMGLGTGKK from the coding sequence GTGGATACGGATACCGAGAAGAGCATCGCGGCAACTGATACACTGGAACTGACCACCGAAATCGTTGCGGCCTATGTCAGCAATAACCCGGTTCAGAGCGGTGACCTTGCCGGCCTCATCCGGAATGTCCACGCAGCACTGAACGGCCTCTCTGTCGAAGAGAAGCAGGCGCCTGAAGCCAAGCCTGCCATTCCGGTGAAGAAGTCCGTCACCGACGATTATCTGATCTGCCTTGAAGACGGCAAGAAGTTCAAATCCCTGAAGCGTCACCTCCGCGCCAAGTATGACATGACGCCGGACGAGTACCGCGAGAAATGGGGCCTGCCGTTTGATTATCCGATGGTTGCGCCAAGCTATGCGCGCAAGCGTTCCCAGCTTGCCAAGAAGATGGGTCTCGGAACCGGCAAGAAATAA
- a CDS encoding Na(+)/H(+) antiporter subunit D translates to MNGLIGAINPGLVLILAGCLAAVIPVQRVRQGLALAAPLIAAALLLAAPRETDLASFGVLGFDMVLYRVDSLSFIFGLAFLIAAFINAIYALHQDSQLEDSMGLSYMGAAVAAAFCGDFISLFVFWELTAITSVFLIFRSGTSAAYKAGMRYLGLHVLSGVLLLFGAMQIYFDTGDMSIRALELGNPGVLLVFLAFGIKAGFPFLHTWLADAYPKATVVGTVILSAFTTKLAIYALARTFAGEQSLIWIGAIMTVYPVFFAVVENDLRKVLSFSLNNQLGFMVCAIGVGTPLALNGAAAHAFCHIMYKSLLFMSVGAVLYRTGTAKATELGGLFRTMPWTTVFCLVGAASISAFPLFSGFVSKSLTMSAVAGTGFVIPWLMLLFASAGVLEHSGIKIPYFAFFGHDSGKRPKEAPFNMLVAMGLAAFICVAVGLPAFFPGFGFNWLYSILPYASDPYTVRYEPYTGDHILTQMQLLVLAVFAFALLQRFGAYPPEKRGIIIDTDIIYRKAGYGLAVWAGKVWTKVGAGLTGVFGNVASRSFSRLEAAFSPRGTLASGGLYNGMAIWTAVLLGLALLVAFFIR, encoded by the coding sequence ATGAACGGGCTGATTGGAGCGATCAATCCGGGCCTCGTGCTCATCCTGGCTGGCTGTCTTGCGGCGGTCATCCCTGTGCAGCGCGTGCGCCAGGGCCTCGCCTTGGCTGCGCCGCTCATCGCGGCCGCGCTGCTGCTGGCGGCCCCGCGTGAAACCGATCTTGCCAGCTTTGGCGTGCTCGGCTTCGATATGGTGCTTTACCGCGTTGATTCGCTTTCCTTTATCTTCGGTCTCGCTTTCCTCATCGCGGCCTTTATCAACGCGATCTACGCCCTCCATCAGGACAGCCAGCTCGAGGATTCGATGGGCCTGTCCTATATGGGCGCGGCGGTGGCTGCGGCGTTCTGCGGCGACTTCATCAGCCTGTTTGTCTTCTGGGAACTGACGGCGATCACGTCGGTTTTCCTGATCTTCAGGTCCGGGACGAGCGCCGCCTACAAGGCTGGCATGCGCTATCTCGGCCTGCATGTCCTTTCGGGCGTGCTGCTGCTCTTCGGGGCGATGCAGATCTATTTCGACACCGGCGATATGAGCATTCGCGCGCTGGAGCTTGGCAATCCGGGCGTCCTGCTTGTCTTCCTGGCCTTCGGTATCAAGGCGGGCTTCCCCTTCCTTCATACCTGGCTCGCGGACGCTTATCCAAAGGCGACTGTGGTGGGCACCGTGATCCTTTCGGCGTTCACGACCAAGCTTGCCATCTATGCCCTGGCCCGGACGTTCGCGGGTGAGCAGAGCCTGATCTGGATCGGCGCAATCATGACCGTCTATCCGGTCTTCTTTGCGGTGGTTGAGAACGACCTTCGCAAGGTGCTGTCCTTCTCGCTCAACAACCAGCTTGGCTTCATGGTCTGTGCAATCGGCGTGGGGACGCCTCTGGCGCTCAACGGCGCGGCTGCGCACGCCTTCTGCCACATCATGTACAAGTCGCTCCTGTTCATGAGCGTGGGCGCCGTTCTCTACCGGACGGGCACAGCCAAGGCGACAGAGCTTGGCGGTCTTTTCCGGACCATGCCGTGGACGACCGTCTTCTGTCTGGTCGGGGCGGCCTCCATCTCGGCCTTCCCGCTCTTCTCCGGCTTCGTCTCGAAATCGCTGACGATGAGCGCCGTTGCCGGGACCGGCTTTGTGATCCCATGGCTGATGCTGCTTTTCGCGTCGGCCGGCGTGCTGGAGCATTCGGGCATCAAGATCCCGTATTTTGCCTTCTTCGGCCATGATAGCGGCAAGCGGCCCAAGGAAGCGCCGTTCAACATGCTCGTCGCCATGGGCCTTGCCGCCTTCATCTGTGTGGCCGTTGGCCTCCCGGCCTTCTTCCCGGGCTTTGGCTTCAACTGGCTCTACTCGATCCTGCCCTATGCCAGCGACCCGTACACGGTCCGCTACGAGCCATATACCGGCGATCATATCCTGACGCAGATGCAACTGCTCGTACTTGCCGTCTTCGCCTTCGCCCTGCTGCAGCGCTTTGGCGCCTATCCGCCCGAAAAACGCGGTATCATCATCGATACCGACATCATCTACCGCAAGGCTGGCTATGGCCTGGCGGTCTGGGCGGGCAAGGTCTGGACGAAGGTTGGGGCAGGTCTCACCGGCGTCTTCGGCAATGTGGCCTCGCGTAGCTTCTCAAGGCTGGAGGCAGCGTTCAGCCCGCGTGGCACGCTGGCCTCTGGCGGGCTCTATAATGGCATGGCCATCTGGACAGCAGTGCTGCTCGGGCTTGCCCTGCTGGTTGCCTTCTTCATCAGGTGA
- a CDS encoding proton-conducting transporter transmembrane domain-containing protein: MTGETLILAALILPMLTMAGIYLTGKMPDVREGVTLVGAALLFLVAVLLTATVVSGEPAEYVLGTVVPGLDLAFKLEPLGAMFALVASGLWIVNSFYSIGYMRGNKERHQTRFYMCFAIALMGAMGVAMASNLFTLFVFYEVLTLSTFPLVAHKGDATSLRGGRIYLMTLLATSIGLFLVAIIWTATLAGSMDFVPGGLLAGVEGVTPVIASALLILFAFGIGKAALMPVHFWLPNAMVAPTPVSALLHAVAVVKAGVFTMAKVGIYVFGIDLLADTPARDFVLFMACFTIVVASLVALTKDDLKARLAYSTVGQLAYVTAGVMLANEAGMMGGALQIPAHAFGKMTLFMCAGAIYVATGKKAISEMRGLGRRMPWVFAAFLIGSLSIIGIPPLAGGWPKVLLMLGAADSGDSYVAWVLIISSLLNIAYLLPISILALMPPRGTPEPAPYKRPEGAPVLAVAAPVFTAVGTLVLFFFMGELYDFLLPAIGGQP, translated from the coding sequence ATGACCGGTGAAACACTGATCCTCGCTGCTCTGATCCTGCCGATGCTGACAATGGCAGGGATCTATCTGACGGGCAAAATGCCAGACGTGCGTGAAGGCGTGACCCTCGTCGGCGCGGCGCTGCTATTCCTGGTCGCGGTTCTTCTGACCGCCACCGTCGTTTCAGGTGAGCCTGCCGAATATGTTCTCGGGACGGTCGTTCCGGGCCTCGACCTTGCCTTCAAGCTGGAGCCGCTGGGCGCCATGTTCGCGCTGGTCGCGAGCGGTCTCTGGATCGTGAACAGCTTCTATTCGATCGGCTATATGCGCGGGAACAAGGAGCGCCACCAGACGCGCTTCTATATGTGTTTTGCCATCGCGCTTATGGGCGCAATGGGCGTCGCCATGGCGTCGAACCTGTTTACGCTGTTCGTCTTCTATGAGGTGCTGACCCTTTCGACCTTCCCGCTGGTTGCCCACAAGGGCGATGCGACCTCCCTGCGCGGCGGCCGGATCTATCTGATGACGCTTCTGGCGACGTCGATTGGTCTCTTCCTCGTTGCGATCATCTGGACAGCCACCCTGGCGGGCAGCATGGATTTCGTCCCCGGCGGCCTGCTGGCCGGGGTTGAGGGCGTGACGCCGGTCATCGCCAGCGCGCTTCTCATTCTCTTTGCCTTCGGTATCGGCAAGGCAGCGCTGATGCCGGTTCATTTCTGGCTGCCCAATGCCATGGTCGCGCCAACGCCGGTCTCTGCCTTGCTGCACGCCGTTGCGGTGGTGAAGGCGGGCGTCTTCACCATGGCGAAAGTCGGCATCTACGTCTTCGGGATCGATCTTCTCGCCGATACACCTGCACGCGATTTCGTGCTCTTCATGGCCTGCTTCACGATTGTGGTCGCCTCCCTCGTTGCGCTGACAAAGGATGATCTGAAAGCGCGTCTTGCCTATTCGACCGTGGGGCAGCTTGCCTATGTGACGGCGGGCGTGATGCTGGCCAATGAAGCCGGCATGATGGGCGGCGCGCTACAGATCCCGGCGCACGCCTTCGGCAAGATGACGCTCTTCATGTGCGCTGGCGCAATCTATGTCGCGACAGGCAAGAAAGCGATCTCGGAGATGCGCGGGCTTGGCCGACGGATGCCGTGGGTGTTTGCAGCCTTCCTGATCGGTTCGCTGTCGATCATCGGTATTCCGCCGCTCGCAGGCGGCTGGCCGAAAGTGCTCCTGATGCTCGGCGCGGCAGACAGCGGCGATTCCTATGTCGCCTGGGTGCTGATCATCTCGTCGCTGCTCAACATCGCTTACCTCTTGCCGATCTCAATTCTGGCGCTCATGCCGCCCCGAGGGACCCCGGAACCTGCGCCCTACAAGCGGCCGGAAGGGGCTCCCGTCCTCGCAGTGGCTGCACCCGTCTTCACCGCTGTGGGGACACTGGTCCTGTTCTTCTTCATGGGTGAGCTCTACGATTTCCTTCTTCCAGCAATAGGAGGCCAGCCATGA
- a CDS encoding monovalent cation/H+ antiporter subunit D family protein encodes MDFVLQIAPAWAEAHAPALLVLLPMLAGPLSAFLPGGGRVAWAMTVVVTVLCTLLSIILLAQVRSVEGGAIISYAMGGWAPPHGIEFRIDALNVLILLLVSSIALLTSIFSWPTVKAEIADGKRAMFYGAFQVCFMGLLGVASTGDAFNLFVFLELSSIATYVLVALGAGRDRRALPAAMNYLLMGTIGASFFVVGVGFLYAATGTLNMADLAVQLQDVGGNRAVQVGFAFILVGLGLKAAMFPLHQWLPNAYAYSPSFVTAFLAATATKVAIYALVRFLFTVFSLEFAFEGMSLAFILAPMGIAAMLACSFQAIFQADIRRTLAYSSVAQVGYMLLGISLGTAAGVSAGMFHLVNHALIKGALFMAVGGVVLTYQGTRIHDFAGLGRSAPWTMTAFAIAALSLIGVPLTAGFQSKFALVSALLESGWWWAALIVVFSSVLAVIYMGRILEAVFFKAPNNPHKSHNEAPLLILIPLWILAIANIWVGVSGGFVFGLADDAASALFLGGAS; translated from the coding sequence ATGGATTTTGTCCTTCAGATTGCGCCAGCCTGGGCTGAAGCGCATGCGCCCGCGCTGCTGGTGCTTCTACCGATGCTGGCAGGGCCGCTCTCTGCCTTCCTGCCGGGCGGCGGGCGCGTTGCGTGGGCCATGACCGTGGTCGTGACCGTGCTTTGTACGCTCCTGTCGATCATTCTGCTGGCACAGGTCCGCTCGGTAGAGGGCGGAGCGATCATCTCGTACGCCATGGGCGGCTGGGCGCCTCCGCATGGTATCGAATTCCGTATCGACGCGCTGAATGTGCTGATCCTGCTGCTGGTGAGCTCAATCGCGCTGCTGACCAGTATTTTCAGCTGGCCAACCGTCAAAGCAGAGATTGCTGACGGCAAGCGCGCCATGTTCTATGGGGCCTTCCAGGTCTGTTTCATGGGCCTTCTCGGCGTTGCCTCGACCGGGGACGCGTTCAACCTTTTCGTCTTCCTCGAACTCTCATCGATTGCGACCTATGTGCTTGTCGCGCTCGGCGCTGGGCGTGACCGCCGCGCGCTGCCTGCGGCGATGAACTATTTGCTGATGGGGACGATAGGCGCGAGCTTCTTTGTCGTCGGTGTCGGCTTTCTTTATGCGGCCACGGGCACGCTCAACATGGCCGATCTCGCGGTCCAGCTGCAGGATGTCGGCGGCAACCGTGCCGTGCAAGTTGGCTTCGCGTTCATTCTTGTCGGTCTTGGCCTCAAGGCCGCGATGTTCCCGCTGCACCAGTGGCTGCCAAACGCCTATGCCTACAGCCCAAGCTTCGTCACCGCCTTCCTGGCCGCGACCGCGACCAAGGTCGCGATCTATGCGCTTGTCCGCTTCCTCTTTACCGTCTTCTCACTTGAGTTTGCCTTTGAGGGGATGAGTCTGGCCTTCATTCTGGCCCCTATGGGTATTGCCGCCATGCTGGCTTGCTCATTCCAGGCGATCTTCCAGGCAGATATCAGGCGGACGCTGGCCTACTCGTCGGTGGCGCAGGTTGGGTACATGCTGCTTGGCATCTCGCTGGGTACGGCGGCCGGTGTGTCGGCAGGCATGTTCCATCTGGTCAATCATGCGCTGATAAAGGGCGCGCTGTTCATGGCGGTTGGCGGCGTCGTCCTGACCTATCAGGGCACGCGTATCCATGACTTTGCAGGCCTTGGCCGCTCTGCGCCCTGGACAATGACCGCCTTCGCGATCGCCGCGCTGTCGCTTATCGGCGTGCCGTTGACGGCTGGCTTCCAATCGAAATTCGCGCTTGTCTCCGCGCTGCTGGAAAGCGGCTGGTGGTGGGCCGCGCTGATCGTTGTCTTCTCGAGCGTGCTTGCGGTGATCTATATGGGACGCATCCTCGAGGCTGTGTTCTTCAAGGCGCCAAACAATCCGCACAAGTCGCACAATGAAGCACCGCTGCTCATCCTCATCCCGCTCTGGATTCTAGCCATTGCGAATATCTGGGTGGGGGTCAGTGGCGGTTTCGTCTTCGGACTCGCAGACGATGCGGCCTCAGCGCTCTTCCTCGGAGGCGCGTCATGA
- a CDS encoding cation:proton antiporter subunit C, which translates to MLEFVLERGNYWAIIGLMMIGLYTLFAATNFIKKLVGLSIFQTSIILFYISLSRIDGGTAPILYGKDAKGHGGGHDEANAAYGAGEAAGRGVADAAHGASDAAHAGASHGMEHIYSNPLPHVLMLTAIVVGVATLAVGLAIVVRIREAYGTIESDEVRTTDLEVARAEYAVDKSEEASAA; encoded by the coding sequence ATGCTGGAATTCGTTCTGGAGCGCGGCAATTACTGGGCGATCATCGGTCTGATGATGATCGGTCTCTATACGCTCTTTGCTGCGACAAACTTTATCAAGAAGCTGGTCGGTCTGTCGATCTTCCAGACGTCGATCATTCTTTTCTACATATCGCTCAGCCGCATTGATGGCGGCACGGCGCCGATCCTCTATGGCAAGGATGCCAAGGGACACGGCGGTGGTCATGATGAGGCGAACGCCGCTTATGGGGCAGGCGAGGCGGCGGGCCGTGGCGTAGCTGATGCCGCGCATGGCGCCAGCGATGCGGCCCACGCCGGCGCGAGCCACGGCATGGAGCACATCTACTCCAACCCGCTGCCGCACGTCCTGATGCTGACCGCGATTGTTGTCGGCGTTGCGACGTTGGCGGTGGGCCTCGCCATCGTTGTCCGTATCCGCGAAGCTTACGGGACGATTGAGAGCGACGAGGTCCGCACCACCGACCTTGAAGTCGCCCGCGCCGAGTACGCTGTCGATAAATCTGAAGAGGCAAGTGCAGCATGA
- a CDS encoding Na(+)/H(+) antiporter subunit B: MAEARSDHHVILRVVAKPLIPIIALFALYVHFHGDYSPGGGFQAGVIIVVAVVLYALIFGITPAMRAVPPVFARTLSALGFLIFAGVGVWALFMGGNFLDYDVLFNEEPGGHMGQHYGILMVELGVLFAVAGSMLSIFYAFAGRVTEIKDEDW, translated from the coding sequence ATGGCCGAGGCCCGTTCAGATCATCACGTCATCCTGCGCGTTGTCGCCAAGCCGCTGATCCCGATTATCGCGCTCTTTGCGCTCTATGTGCACTTCCACGGCGACTACAGTCCCGGCGGCGGTTTCCAGGCCGGTGTGATCATCGTCGTGGCTGTCGTGCTATATGCGCTGATTTTCGGTATCACGCCCGCCATGCGGGCCGTCCCGCCGGTCTTCGCGCGCACACTGTCAGCGCTCGGCTTCCTGATTTTCGCAGGTGTTGGCGTCTGGGCCTTGTTTATGGGCGGTAATTTCCTCGACTATGACGTTCTCTTCAATGAAGAGCCGGGCGGGCATATGGGCCAGCACTATGGCATCCTGATGGTTGAGCTTGGCGTTCTGTTCGCGGTTGCAGGCTCCATGCTGTCGATCTTCTACGCCTTTGCTGGGCGCGTGACAGAGATCAAGGACGAGGACTGGTAA
- a CDS encoding DUF4040 domain-containing protein, which yields MIGYAGADLAIALINVILLGLLFVIGVAIARMRSLFAIVMLSGIYSLISATWFVALDAVDVAFTEAAVGAGISTALLLGAMLLTARTAKPETGAMRIVPILVVIATGAMLVYATIDLPAFGDPDSPANTYVGTDYIERTPQEIAVPNIVTAVLASYRGFDTLGETGVVFAAALSVILLLGFGERSLSATFKRKKDKS from the coding sequence ATGATCGGTTACGCCGGCGCAGATCTCGCCATTGCCCTCATCAACGTTATCCTGCTTGGCCTGCTTTTCGTAATCGGCGTTGCGATTGCGCGCATGCGCAGCCTGTTCGCGATCGTCATGCTGTCGGGCATCTATTCGCTTATCTCTGCGACCTGGTTCGTTGCGCTGGATGCGGTGGACGTCGCCTTTACAGAGGCGGCTGTCGGTGCGGGCATCTCGACCGCTCTGCTGCTCGGCGCCATGCTGCTGACGGCCCGGACCGCCAAGCCAGAGACCGGCGCCATGCGGATCGTGCCGATCCTCGTCGTCATCGCGACCGGGGCGATGCTGGTCTACGCCACAATCGACCTTCCCGCTTTCGGTGACCCGGACAGCCCGGCCAACACCTATGTTGGCACCGACTATATCGAGCGCACGCCGCAGGAAATCGCCGTGCCGAACATCGTGACCGCGGTGCTCGCCAGCTATCGGGGCTTTGATACGCTGGGCGAGACGGGCGTCGTCTTTGCTGCGGCCCTGTCGGTCATCCTCCTGCTCGGCTTTGGCGAGCGTTCGCTCTCGGCGACCTTCAAGCGCAAGAAGGATAAGAGCTAA
- the mnhG gene encoding monovalent cation/H(+) antiporter subunit G, whose product MSELLNLALIVKPWIGGLLCIIGAVLALVGSIGVLRFPDFFTRLHAASVTDTAGATLALVGMAFLAPSWLIVFKLVAIWLFIFLTSPTGSHALANAAHTAGLQPIIGRDLKRADNSEEES is encoded by the coding sequence ATGTCTGAGCTTCTGAACCTCGCCCTCATCGTGAAGCCATGGATTGGCGGTCTGCTCTGCATCATCGGGGCAGTGCTTGCCCTGGTCGGCTCGATCGGTGTGCTTCGTTTTCCCGATTTCTTCACCCGGCTCCATGCTGCCAGTGTCACCGATACGGCAGGCGCGACGCTCGCTTTGGTCGGCATGGCATTCCTGGCGCCGAGCTGGCTGATTGTCTTCAAACTGGTGGCGATCTGGCTGTTTATCTTCCTGACCAGCCCGACCGGCTCGCATGCGCTTGCAAACGCGGCCCACACAGCAGGTCTTCAGCCGATTATCGGGCGGGACCTCAAGCGGGCCGACAATTCGGAGGAGGAGTCATGA
- a CDS encoding monovalent cation/H+ antiporter complex subunit F, translating to MIEVAAIALAVAIALTLIRALLGPTLYDRVLAVNALGTKVVLFIGFLGFVLGRPDFLDIAVLYALINFVSTIAILKFFRYRSFQVPLHRQAVTRPTGQGGDDV from the coding sequence ATGATCGAAGTTGCCGCCATCGCCCTTGCTGTCGCGATTGCGCTGACGCTGATCCGCGCGCTTCTCGGGCCGACGCTTTATGACCGCGTGCTTGCGGTAAATGCGCTCGGTACAAAGGTCGTTCTGTTTATCGGGTTTCTCGGCTTTGTCCTCGGACGCCCTGATTTCCTTGATATTGCTGTGCTCTATGCGCTGATCAATTTCGTCTCGACGATCGCGATCCTCAAATTCTTCCGTTACCGCTCCTTCCAGGTGCCGCTTCACCGCCAGGCGGTAACACGCCCGACGGGGCAGGGGGGCGACGATGTCTGA
- a CDS encoding Na+/H+ antiporter subunit E — MGYFLGLIFVLSALWLGLSGIYKPLLLGLGAVSVLISIILAARLETVDREGSPYGRILPIFAYWGWLMVEIFKANWPVIKACLGANLNINPALVRLKTRCESDLAKTIFANSITLTPGTVAIEVEGGKFLIHALFEEAATPESFAEMDRRSYEAADGKRKEEVAA; from the coding sequence GTGGGCTATTTTCTGGGGCTGATCTTTGTGCTGAGTGCACTCTGGCTCGGCCTGTCCGGAATATACAAGCCTTTGCTGCTCGGGCTCGGCGCTGTTTCTGTTCTTATCTCCATTATCCTTGCTGCACGGCTTGAGACGGTCGACCGCGAAGGCTCTCCCTATGGGCGAATCCTGCCGATCTTTGCATATTGGGGCTGGCTGATGGTCGAAATTTTCAAGGCGAACTGGCCGGTCATCAAGGCCTGTCTCGGCGCGAATCTGAATATCAATCCGGCACTCGTACGTTTGAAGACCCGGTGCGAAAGCGATCTGGCCAAGACGATCTTCGCCAACTCCATCACGCTGACGCCGGGAACGGTCGCGATCGAGGTCGAGGGCGGCAAATTCCTTATCCACGCGCTCTTCGAAGAGGCGGCCACGCCAGAATCCTTTGCCGAGATGGACCGGCGCTCCTACGAAGCGGCTGATGGCAAGCGTAAGGAAGAGGTGGCTGCATGA
- a CDS encoding DUF2336 domain-containing protein, producing MSDIKKMPEAIQPRPEGSNGGRARRLLLRRLIDFVALPATSVAPQDRSMGGDILLEMLFHASVEDREFCARRLQLNKEAPRRLMRYLAMADLDVARPILEANEGFDAADLATIADQTTIDHRLLIANRKRIDPCVAEALCVREEAAVLKALVVNKGADISETGMDMLVQHSRKIEGLPALLIKRLELIPSQAMAMFWWADGATRRTILQRQAADRLELVDLCSDVFAVAAEENWQDPVARKTLQLIERRQRNRAAIKKSPFDSLEHAIEVAAEKGLTPHIAQEIGFLSGVKPVTIAKILSDPGGEGLAVLCKATGLKRPYLAHLWHALRRPMEIDDGTVHPQFAYMSETYELLAVAKAQTTLRYWNWSLSSSYSPGRAAPDDPDATDSPSDSRFSTSRRTAHLVFGE from the coding sequence ATGTCAGACATCAAAAAGATGCCCGAAGCCATCCAGCCGAGACCGGAGGGATCGAATGGCGGGCGCGCCAGACGCCTCCTGTTGCGGCGGCTTATCGACTTTGTTGCGCTGCCTGCGACATCGGTCGCGCCGCAGGACCGGTCCATGGGCGGCGACATCCTGCTGGAAATGCTGTTCCATGCCTCGGTCGAGGACCGTGAATTCTGTGCCCGCAGGCTGCAGCTCAACAAGGAAGCGCCGCGCCGGCTGATGCGCTATCTCGCCATGGCCGATCTGGATGTGGCACGGCCGATCCTGGAAGCCAATGAGGGTTTCGATGCGGCCGATCTTGCCACGATTGCAGACCAGACAACGATCGATCACCGGCTGCTGATCGCCAACCGCAAGCGCATCGACCCCTGCGTGGCCGAAGCGCTCTGCGTGCGCGAAGAGGCCGCGGTACTGAAAGCGCTGGTGGTGAACAAGGGCGCCGACATTTCAGAGACCGGGATGGACATGCTCGTCCAGCACTCGCGCAAGATCGAAGGCCTGCCCGCCCTGTTGATCAAGCGGCTGGAGCTTATTCCCAGCCAGGCCATGGCCATGTTCTGGTGGGCGGACGGCGCAACGCGCCGCACGATCCTTCAACGGCAGGCGGCTGACCGGCTGGAGCTGGTCGATCTCTGCTCGGATGTCTTTGCTGTCGCGGCAGAAGAAAACTGGCAGGACCCGGTCGCGCGCAAAACGCTACAGCTCATCGAGCGGCGCCAGCGTAATCGCGCAGCGATCAAGAAGAGCCCGTTCGATAGTCTCGAGCATGCCATCGAAGTGGCTGCCGAGAAGGGGCTTACCCCGCATATCGCTCAGGAAATCGGCTTCCTCTCGGGCGTTAAGCCGGTGACGATTGCAAAAATCCTGAGCGACCCGGGCGGGGAGGGGCTTGCGGTGCTCTGCAAGGCCACCGGTCTCAAGCGTCCATATCTTGCGCATCTCTGGCACGCGCTGCGCCGTCCGATGGAAATCGATGACGGAACGGTCCACCCGCAATTTGCCTACATGTCGGAGACCTATGAGCTGCTTGCCGTGGCCAAGGCGCAGACCACGCTTCGCTATTGGAACTGGTCGCTATCCTCGTCCTATTCTCCGGGAAGGGCCGCGCCGGATGACCCGGATGCGACAGATTCGCCCAGCGATTCCCGTTTTTCCACGTCACGCCGGACAGCTCATCTGGTTTTCGGTGAGTAG